In Octopus sinensis unplaced genomic scaffold, ASM634580v1 Contig11052, whole genome shotgun sequence, the DNA window atataaattgaaaataaaacaaaaaataattaatttattataattttattttatttttaattccttataaatgattttatggtgccccaaaaattccataattttttatcgatttttattttttttctgccaaaatgtacttttggaataaagtgccccaaattgcgggggtgccccaaaatccgagggtgccccacccctggggtCTGCCCCATTTTGGGGTCGGACTGTATTCCTAAATATTATATTGAAAAACTTGTTTTATCTATGAAAAAACGTTGTTGGGATATTTTTATGGCAAAAGGAGGAAATACCAGATATTAATTACaaagtttttaattttgaatcattttttttgtcACTGACATATACTAACATATTGTGTGTTgtgcttttaatttttccaaattaatgtaattagcaaatattttattaaaataagatCATAATAATTACAACTAATCTACTAAgttttttgaaattagaatatttataagattttcaaaaaaaaactaaatatgaattttgaatcattttttttggCGAGGAGTGTAGATTCTGTAAGAATCAGAAGAGGGGTGTCATTTTTGGAGAAGGATACGATCTTAAATCATGTCCTTTGCAGAAGGAGTCCAAAATGAAGTGTGTAAACTTTAGTTCAGACGAGCACCTTTCCTGGTTTTCTGGCTGTCTACATGCAAGAGAAGCACAAAACAAGCATACACCGAAGGCTACTTCTTTCACAAGTGCTTTAAGGGCTCAGTCAGTGTGGAATCATTCGGATTTAGGTAGAGGAAATCTAATTCCATGTTCATTGCTTAATAAATCCCCAATATTTATGAAATGAagtaataatatcaattttattctttaaaatataatttatggatCAAATCGAATGCAAGCCTTTTTCCACTTGCACTGGTTACACCAAGAATCCCTCTGATGAATTCCGTAAAATTTGCgacattttcctattttttgaGCTTTTCTTGGCTGTTTAGGTGAAATTACTGCCTTTTTAACTTTATAAAAATTGGATTTCTTGTATATAAGGATTAAGTCAAGAAACCGATTTATTCAACgaatttattttcccttttccgGAAAATAAAAATTCCGAGATTTTAAATAcgttcaattttctttttaactttttacGTTCTCTTGGGTTTATGTGGCAGTAAATCGACGATTCCAAATGCATGTagctatatctaaaaataaatatcactaagTGTTCCAATATTTATTCCAATTAAAATGAATCTTACAATGGCAAACTTTCTGGTACTTGATTTTCATCACTTACGTCACTGTCAGAACAGTTTTGCAGTTCAAAAAAACCTTCTTTCAAAAAAGACATGTTTTCACTTTCCAAAGACTTCTAAAAATTGTAGTTAAGAGGATTAATCTATTCTTAAAAAATCGACAAAGTTGTATCAATCATTCTAAGTTCTGTCTATTAAATCAGCAggcattttaaaagaatatttactaTCTGAAATGCTCAAATCGCAATCGACTTGTCAGAAACCATCTGACAGCGATGACGTAGTCATACCGGCATATTTGAATCCTTCTTCGAGAGCATTTTGATGGTTTCATTGAGGCGTCGAAAAACAGAATTGTCACTATCATTCGATGAGAGATTTGCTTGTagttaaaattatgtaaaaatactCCCAAACGTATCCTTAAAGTCCATTTGATCCACATTGAGTAGATCTAAATTAGGAGGAATTGTTTTAAAATTACCTGGAAAGACTATTGTTAATCATCTTAAACAGTATTACCTACGATGCGGCAAATAGTTTTGTAAATATCAATTATACATGTATAGTTATTTAGGTTTGCCTTTGTGAAAgtactttttatataatttcaataaaagcaaagtttcattaaaattaattgtaattagttccttatttatttcttctcttaGCTCTCCTTCACTTGGTGCCTGGTCATCCTGTAGGTGGGGCTGTATGTTCTTTCGATCCTGAATTTTGATCCCAAAATGTGAATGTTCAGCTAGTTGAATTCAATCATAGTGCTTAAATTCATGCTATCAAGATCTTTTTCAGAGAAACAGACCGGATATATACTCTCACCGAGACCTCAACTTTGAACGAATTCATGTGATGTCTGTACTACCGTGAAACAATTCCGTCCCGGGATAGAACGAGCGGAACATTTTTACAGTCGCCTCGTGGATCAGATCCAACTCAGAAGCCAGGAGGTCGTATTCGTGGGACTTCTCCACTTTCACTTGATTCAGTGAGATCTGTGATATTATTCCAACCTGGATAAGAAATATCACGTCCTGTGCCCTGTCCATAACAAATATGTCCGGTCGGCTGTTTTTTACATCAAAGTCTGTCCTGAGAACGGTGTCTACTCGTATTTCAACAAGATCGTTTGTCTCCACTGACTGAACAGAATTAGTCTTGAGATTCctggacattttatttcatttatcttacAAGGTCTAAATCAGGGCTGGCCAACCCaaggcccgcgggccgcatgcggcccgcgatGGAGTTTGGTGCGGCCCGCGAGAGAAATTTTGTATGTAGTTAACCTATAAATACATTCAAGATAATTTTTcttaagtttaataaataaagataaattttataagtttaataaattttaaagtttatctatttttgtagctgttatcaatatgaagaaaaggaaaatttttgaagaaaacagGCAATTCAGCAATCATTGGGAAGAAGATTACTTTTTTATAATGCATAATTCCAAGCCAACATGTTTAATTTGCAAGGAGAAAGTatcggtggtgaaagagtacaatgtAAGAAGACATTATGAAACAAAGCATTCCGAATACGCGAAATTTAGTAAGGAATTGAAAACAAGGAAACTGGATTCGCTTAAATCTGAATTGAGAAATCAGCAAAGACTATTAAATTCATCGATACACTCTTCTTCTGATACTGTTAAAGCAAGCTACTCTGTTGCAATGataatttcaaagagaatgaaaTCATTTTCGGATGGAGAATTCGTAAAAGAGTGTTTGGATGCTGTCGTGAAAGACATTTTGCCAGATAAAACTAAAAAGTTTTCAAACATTAGCTTGTCACGTCAAACCATATGTCGCAGGGTTAATgacatttcaaatgaaattgtGGTGACTTTGCgtgatcaaataaaatatttcaaaagttattcTTTGGCCTTTGACGAATGCACGGATATATCAGACACGTCTCAACTTGTAGTATATATTCGTGGAGTTACCGaatcttttcaagtgaaacaagAAATGCTTAACcttgtcagtttgaaagatactacaAAGGGCGAAGATATTTTCCAAGCTGTTATGAAATGTTTATCCGACAATGGAGCGAATTTAGAGACCCTTGCTGGATTGACAACAGATGGGGCGCCGGCTATGATTGGAAGAAATAAAGGAGTTGTAAAGCTAATAATGGATGAGATGGAGTCAAGAAgcataaaaaatgatttatttgtaaTACACTGCTTGATACATCAACTCAATTTGTGCGCGCAAGTGTTGTCTATGAACCATGTTATGAGTGTGGTTGTAAGAACTATAAACTTCATTCGTTCTCATGCACTTCAACATCGCCAGTTTAAAGAATTATTGAACGAGTTATATTCTCACTATGGTGATCTTGTGTATTTTTCCAATGTCAGATGGCTGAGTCGCGGAAAATGTTTAAAACGTTTTTTCGACTTGAGAGAAGAAATCAAAAGTTTTATGATGCATAAGAAAATGACATTAACtgaattaaatgatgaagaatggATGCTAGATCTGTGCTTTTTGGTAGATATAACcgaaaaaattaatcaattaaacaaggagttacaaggaCAGGATAATTTGATTACTAATGCATGCCATCAAGTCAAAGCATTTCGAATGAAATTGTCATTGTTTGAATgtcaaataagaaatggaaatgatcaacattttccaacgctaaatcaatttaaaatcagccattgtaaaaatttcttcaagtacgctgatgaaataaaaaatcttgctGCAGCATTTGACAGTCGATTCTCGGaactaaaaaaatatgagaaaatgtttgaaacattttcttctccatttcatgTTGACGTTTCTATTGTTTCAAATACTTTGCAGACGGAAATAATTGACCTACAGTGCAACAGTGAACTAAGACTTGTTTATCCTACTATATCCAAAATTGACTTTTATAACAAATATGTGACTGCAGAAAAATATCCCAACTTAAGAATTTTTGCACAAAGAGTTGTAAGCTCCTTTGGATCTACTTACGTATGTGAATCATTCTTTTCGAAATTAAAGTTTAGTAAAAGTAGATATAGATCTTCTTTAACAGATAAAAACTTAGAAAACCAATTAAGATGTGCAACTAGTAATTGTGAAgttgatttgaaaaaattaaatgaagataaagaaaaacagatttctcattgatacgtataattggactgaatgctattttactaaataaaatcttatctgtgttgttttgatatctatccttagtatgtacatgtatatgcggcCCGCGGAAAGGATTCATTTGGACAAAGTGGCCCGCGATGCGATTTGGGTTGGCCAGGCCTGGTCTAAATGAATACACCTGACATCTTTGTTTTGGCTCCGTATTTAATGACCATTTAGCATTTTTCCGCACCTTGTTGGTAAGCGGTCCACCGTCGTCGACCTTGTAATCCACAATTAAATATTGGTCTTTCATCATATATAGGGTTGGTTCGCTAGCTGAGaagttttttaaatacttttgccAACACAAAGACTCAATTATGTCccctaaaaattaatttatagtgATATTATTAGTTaaagatttttaattttttgttttctcacTAACAGATGTCAACAACCTTGCTGCTATTTATAACCCTGCTGACACTTCTGACCCGAGAGGGTGTGCGGCATTTGCCTTGGGTGTGCAGCATAAAAGAGCTCTGATCCAATAACAACACAGAACTGTCCAAAAATGCCATTTCACATATTATTATCAATTGCAAAAAGTTTTACTCAGATAACTGGAAAaccaaaagataaagaaaaatgatTCCCTGTATAAGAGTGGACAATTCATGAGCTCATTAATTTGGTTTTTTTAACAAAAGAGGTAATCAGAGAAAACTTTTTATTAAATtacaacaaataaaaatttttctctaaaaagtcaattttattgaccttgaaattttaaaaattgtttaaaaatcgACCTAAAAATACAGGTCGTATACAGATGCTGATTGATTCATTGTTCAGGAACATACCGACTGATGAGATCGGTAACGCATTGAGCCAATCTGCCGAATGTAGTTGACAAGCGCGATGAATACTTGCTAACTGAGACTGGTCGGCGTGGGAgcagataattttttaaacaattgtcttcgataattttttttacaaaaagtgCTTCGACACAAGCAATCAATTTTGTTGACTtgataatttacttttatttaagtGCATAATTATGCACCAAATGAGCAAAACATGTGATATAGTATGGatcacaataaaataattttagagtACTTCCTGCAAAAACTATATATGAAGCAGCATCAGTGATATGAAgagaaaaattcttttttttaattaattttccctaTAGTGTCATTAACAATTTCGACCTATAATAGAAGAATTTGGAAAGAAatcaaatgttataaaatttttttagataATATCTTTGTAAATTTGCAAACGTTCCAACTAGACAGTCCACAAACAAAAAAccttaacaattaaataattcaaaataactttCTTTTGTTGAGCTAAAATTTCTACTATATAGCGGCAAGtaaactttaaaagaaatggatGTCCAGCACTTTCGAATAAGTTCGTTTACAAAAAAGCATTACATTCGGtgcaataaaaaatttttttgggatCTTTTTCGCGAATATTTTTAGCTTTTATAAGATCAGAAAGCTCATTTTTATGGATATCTTTATAATTTAGAAaagacttttaaaataaaaaaaatgtgatgccgattattttaaatttattttgacgcttaaaattatgatatattattatttaattttttatttaaaaattgaccGATTAAAAAATGTGACCGGTGTTTGAGCGGACCAggttcgtatatattttttttttgattaaaatttttatttaattttctaattaatgGGGAATAAGTTATACACGAATTAATAAAGAGCCTGGAGGTCAGCTCAAAGTCGCCGCACTGCGTatcgagtggcagtttccgcggaaAATGGTtcgtatattaaaataaaaaatggataAACTAATTTAttcttatttgaaaaaaatgtgaCCGGTTTTTGAGCGGACCAGGTgcgtatattaaaataaaaaatggataaactaatttattttcaaaaaatttacctaaaaataaaaaaattgaccaGCGGTTCTCAAACCTTTTTTAGACTGAAgaccaccttaaataaaataattttttttctactagCGCACAATTTTTGGCCTCATCGGGGgcatttttttgcaattaaatggtatagttaaaatttaataataaacgtaaaacaatttatttttaatttgaattagTAGGGTTTTTGGCCCCAATTTGCTTTGTTTCCTACGTGGTTTGGGGA includes these proteins:
- the LOC115228833 gene encoding general transcription factor II-I repeat domain-containing protein 2A-like, which encodes MHNSKPTCLICKEKVSVVKEYNVRRHYETKHSEYAKFSKELKTRKLDSLKSELRNQQRLLNSSIHSSSDTVKASYSVAMIISKRMKSFSDGEFVKECLDAVVKDILPDKTKKFSNISLSRQTICRRVNDISNEIVVTLRDQIKYFKSYSLAFDECTDISDTSQLVVYIRGVTESFQVKQEMLNLVSLKDTTKGEDIFQAVMKCLSDNGANLETLAGLTTDGAPAMIGRNKGVTEIIDLQCNSELRLVYPTISKIDFYNKYVTAEKYPNLRIFAQRVVSSFGSTYVCESFFSKLKFSKNVNNLAAIYNPADTSDPRGCAAFALGVQHKRALIQ